In Oryza brachyantha chromosome 2, ObraRS2, whole genome shotgun sequence, a single window of DNA contains:
- the LOC102704777 gene encoding nucleoporin nup211: MDRRGGGGGGGNRNNRTDLLAAGRQKLQQFRKKKEKKGPGKKAEAKADAEAEGGSSKSGADAEEAVSEPKSPVGLKLLAGEAGGSHSTPFEEAVRSQVEECNGQGPGTAESCTVVDNTNVLPVQEGGDGCNAQDVGVSEHGGLEHESAGLGDGEGLTVRATGADGSGDLIEGAQLVEVDVDDKLADFSLKENTELCISSQGGIADDNGDNQLGEHQRVDLNPVERPTNSDSKEITETVAHSQDIGAGNTSKGEGTRETEIDVPGMPSGAVAKDEGELNVRAEHETSESTAREDTDNEADELGKEAVQEDPDTTNDTEEVVAVDDLSLQDKSLGAVTIPLHQKIDQASLVSDMSQDMVPYHFEDIQRHMYLATLSRDFLQLQLDEGADLNSDATHRSSNEVSNLQVLLEETEKSKQAICEELQQCRHELSDMNTVKEELELIVASLKDGINTGNNKCEYLELELHSSKENKQQILDELAGCRAMLEALQKENLELTANLAFEKEARKEVEEQREHLSDENKRILSNLSDLELSLASLKEEMNEGSNRCANLEHELRSSKENMEHTLVELASCRASLEELQKDHMELSANSSFEKEANKKLEEDNLCLSNEKQSLLLDLSETKEKLHLSYAKHTQLESHTRDMETYFGQLTEKLIDESLYTGTSVDIYQTVIKELSTKCEILLHKAHNAHQEKARLDSSEIIVENAERETTSPEFVGLDDNQCSLQLVTENDTCSSTALQSLKNHLKMAKGDLHDLQKVVERISSRSDGRVLVSKLIQSFESKGNQEDPGMSEGEHDNLQKITREMICRLVEKLKAMTSDVANIEEYMAELCDKLELSVKSMSQHEAEREQTAVLVAKMDGFAGKLSNYRDTIDQLLSQVASVHQDADIHAGRLIDQAELLQNDVTERISTLEKEMTSLTDVLIEVTNRLIALRDNVLPNDLGGSEGLGSLALNSVDFTAKLVQGLRENLEDAQSNNAKLNAALVELKHAHSDVQERSEHAHGIVKKMYSSLQELLFNSLGNPDESGVEYNADEPTEALFSQYGDIVEHLKSLLLERHCLLSKNTDLESRLLSKCEETEALSSSLTKSMNDFSLLNEDLKSVSISRIAAQDELHGRCLAIAEKLVHHSANHSSKVLPLTAYSEVEVSSKDHHILTTVLPCIEEGVASYIDEFENMAEEIRLSKICLQEINIFDQSSSEKWSLPLPVLIKEGFIPIFFDLQGRIDQLSMLNIQLETEVPVLRDGLVKLDGALESSRAELQKKVFELEQSEQKLSSVKEKLSIAVAKGKGLIVQRDSLKQTLLEKSGELEKLSHELQSKDALLIELEAKIKSYADADRIEALESELSYIRNSATALRDSFLQKDSVLQRIEEVLEDLDLPEHFHFRDIVEKIELLSKMAVGASFTVPDGNKQSSVDGNSQSGVAVDSINDEQNSNSNSGSEEIKIKYDDLHRRFYELAEHNNMLEQSLVERNNLIQKWEEVLGQIDIPQQSRMLEPEDRISWLGNRLLEVEHERDALQLKIEHLEDSSEMLISDLEESHKRISELTAEIAAIRAEKEFFSQSLEKLRFDFLGLSEKAVQDEFVRNNLRKDLAELQEKLAEKTEESKHYHDMEVELDKLLDLVRNALRDDSNAEIPSGAGAGAAVLCLGVLLSKLIDEYRTHLSESTHSETKLSKDASTSEIGIEDKEMALNTLNDELEHARNSLALVEQQRDEAVEKTQSLTIELETLRVQINQLQGDNAEQVNRYQSLMLELESLTKQRDDLQEKLSQEEQKCTSLREKLNVAVRKGKGLVQHRDSLKQTMEEMNTMIEKLKVERKQHIESLESERSSLVGRLADNEKTLHDATQYLSRLLNSLSTVDIGKEFDTDPITKVEKISNFCLDLQNEVKKSKQATELLLAELNEVHERADNLQDELVKAEAALSESLKQNNVVESERADAVRHLEHIMDMQSHTRREQLDRLMELNSTSSQLKEIFSELLHHLDNTFSKDVDIISYMGNFVKSSDKWMDSMSMVEIPITSNHLLSNSISSKKAHSPNVPLEVTLDNADETQILHHLATSCHAVADCVKDCNDLKRRIHEHGFSVDLKAAELFGVMSNLQNNFTSQNNELEALRKNMVELQSEVKQRDEENLSIRRNMSLLYEACTSSVAEIEGMTGIESCDQSCSIVQNHLSADDHIKSVVNQLVAAIKTTRNSNDGNTKELKATVLELQQELQEKHIQISTISAELASQVREAEFAAKQLSVELENARVEAHNLEKQSEMLLSQKVDLETQVSELKDMEAVAHDQHERIKELSDELSRKDQEIEGLMQALDEEERELEILENKSNDFEKMLQEKEFALKSLEVSRTKALTKLATTVDKFDELHSLSESLLAEVENLQSQLQERDSEISFLRQEITRSTNELLTTEESNKKYSSQINNFIKWLETALLQFGVRPESINDYECTRVPVYMDMLDKKIGSLISESDELRVTLQSKDSLLQVERTKMEELLRKSEALEYSLSQKDSQIGLLRRDRTSGQPSRFINLPGTSEIEQVNDKVSPPAVVTQIRGARKVNTDQVAIDVEVEKDKPLDDEDDDKAHGFKSLTMSRIVPKFTRPISDRIDGMWVSGDRLLMRQPTLRLGVLLYWIVLHALLASFI; encoded by the exons ATGGATcgcaggggcggcggcggcggtggcgggaaCAGGAACAACCGCACTGATCTCCTCGCTGCTGGGCGTCAGAAG ctgcagcagttcaggaagaagaaggagaagaagggtCCTGGTAAGAAGGCCGAAGCCAAGGCGGATGCGGAGGCTGAGGGCGGCTCGTCCAAGTCGGGGGCagacgcggaggaggccgtGTCGGAGCCGAAATCCCCTGTTGGATTGAAGTTGCTGGCTGGGGAGGCTGGTGGCAGCCATAGCACGCCATTTGAG GAAGCAGTGAGGTCGCAGGTGGAGGAATGCAATGGGCAGGGGCCTGGTACTGCGGAGTCCTGCACGGTGGTGGATAACACCAACGTCTTGCCTGTACAGGAGGGTGGTGATGGTTGTAATGCACAGGATGTAGGAGTAAGTGAACATGGCGGTTTAGAGCACGAAAGTGCTGGACTGGGTGATGGTGAAGGTCTAACAGTCCGGGCTACCGGTGCAGATGGTTCTGGTGATCTTATAGAAGGAGCTCAGCTAGTGGAGGTGGATGTTGATGACAAACTGGCAGATTTTAGTTTAAAGGAAAACACGGAGCTGTGCATATCTTCTCAAGGCGGCATAGCTGATGATAACGGCGACAACCAACTAGGAGAACACCAGCGGGTGGATCTAAATCCTGTTGAGAGGCCGACTAATTCTGATTCCAAAGAAATTACAGAGACTGTAGCTCATTCTCAAGATATTGGAGCTGGTAATACTAGCAAGGGGGAAGGAACTAGAGAAACGGAGATTGATGTTCCTGGGATGCCGTCTGGTGCTGTGGCTAAAGATGAAGGGGAGTTGAATGTTAGAGCTGAACACGAGACTTCTGAAAGTACTGCAAGAGAAGATACTGACAATGAAGCTGATGAACTGGGTAAAGAAGCTGTTCAAGAAGATCCAGATACGACAAATGATACAGAGGAAGTTGTTGCCGTAGATGATTTGAGTTTACAGGATAAGTCACTAGGGGCAGTCACTATTCCTCTGCACCAGAAGATTGACCAAGCTTCGCTTGTGAGTGATATGTCGCAAGACATGGTGCCATATCATTTTGAGGATATCCAGAGGCATATGTACTTGGCAACTCTGTCAAGGGATTTTCTCCAGCTGCAGCTGGATGAGGGTGCGGACCTGAATTCAGATGCTACACACCGGTCTTCTAATGAAGTCAGCAATCTCCAGGTACTACTGGAAGAAACTGaaaaaagcaagcaagcaatctGTGAAGAGCTTCAGCAATGTAGGCATGAGCTCTCGGATATGAATACTGTGAAGGAAGAACTTGAACTTATTGTAGCTTCTTTGAAGGATGGTATCAATACTGGCAACAACAAATGTGAATATTTGGAGCTTGAGTTGCATTCCTCCAAGGAGAACAAACAACAAATTCTGGATGAGTTAGCTGGTTGCAGGGCAATGTTGGAAGCTCTACAGAAGGAGAACCTGGAGCTAACAGCAAATCTTGCTTTTGAGAAAGAAGCTAGAAAGGAAGTCGAGGAGCAGCGGGAGCACCTTTCTgatgaaaacaaaaggatttTATCAAATCTATCTGACCTTGAACTTAGTTTAGCTTCTTTAAAAGAGGAAATGAATGAAGGCAGTAATAGATGTGCAAATCTGGAGCATGAACTCCGATCCTCCAAGGAGAACATGGAACATACTTTGGTTGAATTAGCAAGCTGCAGGGCTTCATTGGAAGAACTGCAAAAAGATCATATGGAGTTATCTGCAAATTCTTCCTTTGAAAAAGAAGCAAACAAGAAACTTGAGGAGGATAATTTATGCCTATCTAATGAAAAGCAGAGCCTGCTGTTAGATCTTTCGGAAACAAAGGAGAAGTTGCATCTTTCATATGCCAAACATACACAGCTTGAGTCGCACACCAGAGATATGGAAACATATTTTGGACAACTCACAGAGAAATTAATTGATGAAAGCCTGTACACAGGTACCAGTGTCGATATTTACCAAACTGTCATAAAAGAGTTGAGTACTAAGTGCGAAATTTTGCTGCACAAAGCCCACAATGCACATCAAGAAAAGGCCCGTCTGGACTCATCAGAGATCATTGTTGAAAATGCTGAAAGAGAAACCACAAGTCCTGAATTTGTTGGACTCGATGATAATCAGTGTTCACTTCAGCTAGTCACTGAAAATGACACATGTAGCTCTACTGCTTTGCAATCACTGAAAAACCATCTGAAGATGGCTAAAGGTGATTTGCATGACCTTCAAAAGGTAGTAGAGAGGATTTCTTCTCGGTCTGATGGGCGTGTTCTGGTTTCAAAGCTCATTCAATCCTTTGAGTCAAAAGGAAACCAGGAAGATCCTGGGATGTCTGAGGGAGAGCATGataatttgcaaaaaataactcGGGAGATGATATGCCGCCTTGTGGAGAAGTTGAAGGCTATGACTTCAGACGTTGCAAACATAGAAGAATACATGGCTGAGCTGTGTGACAAACTAGAACTTTCTGTGAAGTCTATGTCACAGCACGAAGCAGAAAGAGAGCAAACTGCAGTTCTTGTGGCCAAAATGGATGGGTTTGCTGGGAAGCTAAGCAACTACAGGGACACAATTGATCAACTTCTTAGTCAAGTTGCTAGTGTACACCAGGATGCAGATATTCATGCTGGAAGGCTCATTGATCAAGCAGAACTTTTGCAGAATGATGTGACTGAAAGGATCTCCACTCTTGAGAAGGAAATGACGTCATTAACAGATGTGCTCATTGAAGTTACCAACAGGCTCATTGCTTTGAGAGATAATGTGCTCCCTAATGATTTGGGTGGGAGTGAAGGTCTTGGCTCTCTTGCTTTGAATTCTGTGGATTTTACTGCTAAGTTAGTCCAAGGTCTTCGGGAGAATCTAGAGGATGCTCAAAGCAACAATGCTAAGCTTAATGCTGCTCTGGTGGAGCTAAAACATGCACATTCTGATGTTCAAGAGAGGAGTGAACATGCACATGGAATTGTCAAGAAAATGTACAGCTCCTTGCAGGAACTTCTATTCAACTCATTGGGAAATCCAGATGAATCAGGTGTTGAATACAATGCCGACGAACCAACAGAAGCCCTCTTTAGTCAATATGGAGACATTGTTGAGCATTTGAAGAGTTTATTGCTTGAGCGCCACTGTTTGCTATCAAAGAATACTGACCTAGAGTCAAGATTGTTGAGCAAATGTGAAGAAACTGAAGCTCTCAGCAGTTCTTTGACAAAAAGTATGAATGATTTTAGCTTGCTGAATGAAGACCTTAAATCAGTTTCTATAAGTAGAATTGCAGCGCAGGATGAACTGCATGGTAGATGCCTCGCTATAGCAGAAAAGTTGGTTCATCATTCTGCAAACCATTCATCAAAAGTTCTCCCTTTAACAGCTTATAGTGAGGTGGAAGTGTCCAGCAAGGACCACCATATTCTTACCACAGTGCTGCCATGTATTGAGGAGGGCGTGGCTTCATACAttgatgaatttgaaaatatggcAGAAGAAATCCGCCTATCAAAGATCTGCTTGCAAGAAATCAATATTTTTGACCAAAGTTCATCTGAAAAGTGGTCTTTGCCCTTGCCTGTGTTGATCAAAGAAGGATTTATACCCATATTTTTTGACCTGCAGGGTAGAATTGACCAGCTCAGCATGTTAAACATTCAGCTGGAAACTGAAGTTCCAGTTCTGAGGGATGGCTTGGTGAAGCTAGATGGGGCTCTTGAAAGCTCACGTGCTGAGCTTCAGAAAAAGGTTTTTGAACTTGAACAATCTGAACAGAAACTTTCTTCTGTCAAGGAAAAGCTTAGCATTGCTGTTGCAAAAGGCAAGGGTTTGATAGTTCAGCGCGACAGCCTTAAGCAGACTCTGTTGGAGAAGTCTGGGGAGCTTGAGAAGCTTTCTCATGAACTGCAGTCAAAGGATGCATTGCTGATAGAGTTGGAAGCCAAGATAAAATCCTATGCAGATGCTGATCGAATTGAAGCTTTGGAGTCAGAGCTATCTTACATACGGAATTCAGCTACTGCTCTAAGGGACTCATTTCTCCAAAAGGATTCTGTTCTTCAGAGAATTGAAGAAGTTTTAGAAGACCTAGATTTGCCAGAGCATTTTCATTTCAGAGATATAGTAGAAAAAATAGAACTTCTGTCAAAGATGGCTGTTGGAGCTTCTTTCACTGTACCTGATGGTAATAAGCAATCCTCTGTGGATGGGAATTCTCAGTCTGGTGTGGCCGttgatagtataaatgatgagcaaaactcaaattcaaattcaggGTCAGAAGAAATAAAGATCAAATATGATGACCTGCATAGGAGATTCTATGAACTGGCTGAGCACAATAACATGTTGGAACAATCTCTAGTTGAGAGGAACAATCTTATACAGAAATGGGAAGAGGTCCTTGGTCAGATTGACATCCCCCAACAGTCCAGGATGCTTGAACCAGAAGATAGAATATCTTGGTTGGGAAACAGGCTACTGGAGGTTGAGCATGAAAGAGATGCGTTACAGTTGAAGATTGAGCACCTTGAGGATTCCTCTGAGATGTTAATTTCTGACCTGGAAGAATCACACAAAAGGATTTCTGAACTAACTGCAGAGATTGCTGCTATAAGGGCTGAGAAGGAATTCTTCTCACAAAGCCTGGAGAAACTGAGATTTGACTTCCTTGGACTCTCGGAGAAAGCTGTTCAGGATGAATTTGTCAGAAATAATTTGCGGAAAGATCTAGCTGAACTGCAGGAGAAGTTAGCTGAGAAGACTGAAGAGAGCAAGCATTATCATGATATGGAAGTGGAACTCGATAAACTTCTGGATTTGGTACGAAATGCATTGCGGGATGACAGTAATGCAGAAATCCCATCgggtgctggtgctggtgctgccGTGTTGTGCTTGGGTGTGCTGTTGAGTAAACTTATAGATGAGTACAGAACTCATTTGTCAGAATCAACTCACTCAGAAACCAAATTGTCTAAAGATGCTTCCACATCAGAGATAGGTATTGAGGACAAAGAGATGGCACTGAATACTCTGAATGATGAGTTAGAACATGCTCGCAATAGCCTGGCCTTGGTGGAGCAACAGCGTGATGAAGCTGTGGAGAAGACACAATCACTCACTATAGAACTGGAGACTCTACGTGTTCAAATAAACCAGTTGCAGGGAGATAATGCTGAACAGGTGAATAGGTATCAATCTCTTATGCTTGAACTGGAATCATTGACTAAGCAGCGTGATGATCTGCAAGAGAAACTGAGTCAGGAGGAGCAAAAATGCACATCACTGAGAGAGAAACTAAATGTTGCTGTAAGGAAAGGGAAGGGCCTGGTGCAACATAGAGATAGCCTGAAGCAAACTATGGAAGAAATGAACACTATGatagaaaaactaaaagtTGAAAGGAAACAACACATTGAATCACTTGAGTCTGAGAGATCGTCATTGGTGGGTCGATTGGCTGACAATGAGAAGACTTTGCATGATGCAACCCAATATCTGAGTAGATTATTAAATTCTTTGAGTACGGTGGATATTGGTAAAGAATTTGATACTGACCCAATCACCAAGGTTGAAAAAATTTCGAATTTTTGCCTTGACCTACAAAATGAAGTAAAGAAATCGAAACAAGCAACAGAGCTTCTTCTAGCTGAGCTAAATGAAGTTCATGAAAGGGCTGACAACCTGCAGGATGAACTGGTCAAAGCAGAAGCTGCACTGTCAGAATCACTTAAGCAGAACAACGTTGTAGAGTCTGAAAGAGCTGATGCTGTTCGCCATCTTGAACATATTATGGATATGCAGTCACATACAAGAAGGGAACAGTTAGATCGTTTGATGGAGTTGAACTCCACCAGCAGTCAACTAAAAGAGATCTTCTCTGAACTTTTACATCATCTTGATAACACGTTCAGTAAGGATGTGGACATAATCAGCTATATGGGGAACTTTGTGAAATCTTCTGATAAATGGATGGACAGCATGAGTATGGTGGAGATACCTATCACATCTAACCATCTTTTGTCTAATAGCATAAGCAGCAAG AAGGCGCACAGTCCAAATGTTCCACTGGAAGTTACATTGGACAATGCTGATGAAACCCAGATTTTGCATCATCTTGCTACTTCATGCCATGCTGTGGCTGATTGTGTAAAGGACTGCAATGATCTCAAAAGAAGGATTCATGAGCATGGTTTTTCAGTTGACCTGAAAGCTGCAGAACTGTTTGGTGTTATGTCCAACTTGCAGAACAATTTTACTTCTCAAAATAATGAGTTGGAAGCTTTGAGAAAGAATATGGTTGAACTACAGTCAGAGGTCAAACAAAGAGATGAGGAAAATTTATCAATCCGCAGAAATATGAGTTTGCTTTATGAAGCGTGCACTAGTTCAGTTGCTGAGATTGAAGGAATGACTGGTATCGAGTCTTGTGACCAGAGTTGTTCTATTGTGCAGAATCATTTATCTGCAGACGACCACATAAAATCTGTAGTTAACCAGTTAGTTGCAGCCATAAAGACTACTCGGAACAGCAACGACGGCAACACAAAGGAACTAAAAGCCACCGTGCTTGAATTGCAGCAGGAGCTTCAAGAAAAACATATCCAAATTAGTACAATCAGTGCAGAGCTTGCATCTCAGGTAAGGGAAGCTGAATTTGCTGCGAAGCAGCTATCTGTTGAGCTTGAAAATGCTAGAGTGGAAGCCCACAACCTAGAGAAACAGTCTGAGATGCTGCTTAGTCAGAAGGTGGACTTAGAGACTCAAGTAAGTGAACTTAAAGATATGGAGGCAGTGGCACATGATCAGCATGAAAGAATAAAGGAATTGAGTGATGAACTTAGCAGAAAAGACCAAG AGATTGAAGGTTTGATGCAAGCACTTGATGAAGAAGAAAGGGAGCTTGAAATCTTGGAGAACAAAAGCAATGACTTCGAGAAAATGCTTCAAGAAAAAGAATTTGCTTTGAAGAGTCTTGAAGTCTCCAGGACCAAAGCCTTGACAAAACTTGCAACAACTGTTGACAAGTTTGATGAGTTGCATAGCTTGTCTGAAAGCCTTCTTGCAGAAGTGGAAAACCTACAGTCACAACTGCAAGAGAGAGATTCAGAAATCTCTTTTCTGCGGCAGGAAATTACAAGAAGCACTAATGAACTGCTAACCACTGAAGAGAGCAACAAGAAATACTCATCTCAGATAAACAATTTCATTAAATGGTTGGAAACTGCACTATTGCAGTTTGGTGTGCGCCCTGAGAGCATAAATGATTATGAATGCACTCGAGTTCCTGTATATATGGATATGTTGGACAAGAAAATAGGATCTCTAATATCTGAATCAGATGAATTAAGGGTGACTCTGCAAAGTAAAGACTCTTTATTACAGGTTGAGAGAACCAAAATGGAAGAATTGCTGCGTAAATCAGAGGCTCTAGAATATTCTTTGAGCCAAAAAGATTCTCAGATAGGTTTGCTTCGTCGAGACAGGACATCAGGTCAACCTAGCAGATTTATAAACCTGCCAGGCACTTCAGAGATTGAACAAGTG AATGATAAAGTAAGCCCACCTGCGGTTGTCACTCAGATTCGAGGAGCACGGAAAGTCAATACCGATCAAGTTGCTATTGATGTAGAGGTGGAGAAGGATAAGCCGTTAGATGATGAAGACGATGATAAAG CACATGGTTTCAAGTCACTGACGATGTCACGCATTGTTCCAAAGTTCACTCGGCCTATATCGGACAGGATTGATGGAATGTG GGTCTCGGGAGATAGATTGCTCATGAGACAACCAACATTGAGACTTGGTGTTTTGCTATATTGGATTGTGCTACATGCATTGCTTGCTAGTTTTATTTGA
- the LOC102711040 gene encoding uncharacterized protein LOC102711040 — MEPLVRSSVTSPPAIAGAASPSPSRSRRRTPPDAAAFPKPRAVVPYAGIKSTCLHHLQPRAPRRQRARLRAGAGDSPTSSSDADGQAEALPSFQGDNHDMKTSKHCETGGSNSGGSRAGLFRTPISGGVHTATAVHDLPPPARAVRNLMEQARFAHLCTVMSRMHHRRAGYPFGSLVDFVPDPMGHPIFSLSPLAIHTRNLLEDPRCTIVVQVPGWSGLSNARVTIFGDVFPLPADLQEWAHEQYVTKHQQWASHQWGNFYYYKMQTISDVYFIGGFGTVAWIDVKEYEALKPDKIAADGGEQSLKELNAMYSKPLKELLSTEGEVDDAALISIDSKGIDIRVRQGAQFNIQRIAFELDHSVETLEEAKEAIRRILGKSRWHAKF, encoded by the exons ATGGAGCCACTCGTGCGCTCCTCCgtcacgtcgccgccggcgatcgccggcgcagcgtcgccgtccccgtcccgctcccgccgcagGACCCCTCCGGACGCCGCAGCCTTCCCGAAGCCCCGGGCGGTGGTCCCTTACGCCGGCATCAAATCCACGTGTCTGCATCATCTGCAGCCGCGCGCCCCtcgccgccagcgcgcgcggcTCCGAGCAGGGGCAGGGGACTCCCCGACCTCCTCCAGCGATGCGGATGGCCAGGCGGAAGCCTTGCCCTCATTCCAG GGTGATAACCATGATATGAAAACAAGTAAACATTGTGAGACTGGTGGGAGCAACTCTGGTGGATCTAGAGCTGGCCTTTTCAGAACACCAATTTCAGGGGGTGTACACACTGCAACTGCTGTTCATGATTTGCCACCGCCAGCTCGAGCTGTTCGCAATCTGATGGAGCAG GCAAGGTTTGCTCATTTGTGTACTGTCATGTCTCGGATGCATCATCGACGCGCAGGATATCCATTTGGTTCTCTAGTGGATTTTGTGCCTGATCCAATGGGAC ACCCCATTTTTTCATTGTCGCCTTTGGCCATCCACACAAGAAATCTTCTGGAAGACCCTAGATGCACAATTGTTGTACAG GTACCTGGATGGAGTGGACTGTCAAATGCACGTGTAACAATTTTCGGTGATGTTTTTCCCTTGCCTGCTGACCTGCAG GAATGGGCTCATGAACAGTATGTTACGAAGCACCAACAGTGGGCATCCCATCAATGGGGCAACTTTTACTATTACAAAATGCAGACAATAAG TGACGTATATTTCATTGGAGGGTTTGGCACTGTTGCTTGGATAGATGTGAAAGAATATGAAGCTCTGAAACCTGATAAGATTGCAGCTGATGGTGGGGAGCAAAGTTTAAAG GAACTCAATGCAATGTACTCAAAGCCTTTGAAAGAGCTTTTATCAACTGAAGGAGAGGTAGATGATGCAGCTCTTATATCAATTGATAGCAAAGGTATTGATATACGGGTTCGACAAGGTGCACAG TTCAACATCCAGAGGATAGCCTTTGAGTTGGATCACAGTGTAGAAACACTTGAAGAAGCCAAGGAAGCGATCAGAAGGATACTCGGTAAATCAAGATGGCATGCCAAATTTTAG